CCCGTACTGCCTCTGGAGCAGACACGTGGATAGAAACCCGGGCGACCGCCGGGAGAGTTGCTGCGGCATGATGAGGCCGGTGGCCCTGGAAGAGCGGCGGGGAGAATACGTCGTGGTGCATCGGTGCGAGGTCTGCGGCATCATCAGGAAGAACCGCACCGCACCGG
This is a stretch of genomic DNA from Candidatus Zymogenaceae bacterium. It encodes these proteins:
- a CDS encoding RNHCP domain-containing protein, with the protein product MEEKRFQRRTEDFTCGRCGMEVHGTGFTNHCPYCLWSRHVDRNPGDRRESCCGMMRPVALEERRGEYVVVHRCEVCGIIRKNRTAPEDSFEAMIEVMKEFSEGGGK